One genomic segment of Caldimonas brevitalea includes these proteins:
- a CDS encoding hemerythrin domain-containing protein translates to MLAAQCVCSLLQAEHSVIRQTLATLDEVLRAQGWRQPGAPLNKLRTLMRFLKSFQDGNHRPKENDHLLPVMRGRCTEADRVIAALEDAQLQGNQLLSRALRLIDGVAAGEAALAVEFAAVMKQHEAQVLRQLDSEDHVLFSLARQLLSEEEWSTIASAMSRMPYPPNLPYEPSRPELAHMTPASLQRPVPHVAAARAPAELRPR, encoded by the coding sequence ATGCTGGCTGCACAATGCGTGTGCTCGCTGTTGCAGGCAGAGCATTCGGTGATCCGTCAGACCCTCGCGACGCTCGACGAAGTACTCCGGGCCCAGGGGTGGCGACAGCCAGGCGCTCCGTTGAACAAACTCCGCACCTTGATGCGCTTCCTGAAGAGCTTCCAGGATGGCAATCACCGGCCGAAGGAGAACGACCACCTGCTGCCGGTGATGCGAGGCCGCTGCACCGAGGCGGACCGGGTCATCGCCGCGCTGGAAGATGCCCAGTTGCAGGGCAACCAGCTGCTGTCCCGGGCGCTGCGCCTGATCGACGGTGTCGCCGCTGGCGAGGCGGCGCTGGCCGTCGAGTTTGCCGCTGTGATGAAGCAACACGAGGCCCAGGTCCTGCGCCAACTCGACAGCGAAGACCATGTGCTGTTCTCGCTCGCGCGCCAGCTGTTGAGTGAAGAAGAGTGGTCGACCATTGCGTCGGCGATGTCGCGCATGCCGTATCCGCCCAACCTGCCGTACGAGCCGAGCCGCCCGGAGCTGGCCCACATGACGCCTGCCTCGCTCCAGCGCCCCGTGCCTCATGTGGCGGCGGCCCGCGCGCCGGCAGAGTTGCGGCCTCGCTGA
- a CDS encoding IS256 family transposase: MPSKKKPAAGAQAALPSIPKELIDQFVKGPMSAEAVQAASMAFKKALIERALGAELSHHLGYPVGAAKPEEAGNHRNGTSGKTVLTEDGPLRLEVPRDREGSFEPVLIPKHERRFTGFDDKIVAMYARGMTVREIQGFLAEQYGTEVSPEFISSVTDAVMSEVTAWQSRPLEPMYPVVFFDALRVKIREDAVVRNKAVYLALGVLPDGTRDILGLWIEGSEGAKFWLKVFNDLKTRGVGDILIAVTDGLKGIPEALGAVFPATTLQTCIVHLMRNSLDFASWKDRKPLAVALKPIYTAASAEAAAAELEAFEAGPWGHKFPTVVAAWRRNWDRVIPFFAFPPAVRRVIYTTNSIESIHAQLRKIIKTRGHFPSDDAATKLIWLALRNITADWGRAAKEWREAMNQFAIAYGDRFIKTAI; the protein is encoded by the coding sequence ATGCCAAGCAAGAAGAAGCCAGCGGCGGGCGCGCAGGCGGCGCTGCCGTCCATTCCCAAGGAACTGATTGACCAGTTCGTCAAGGGTCCGATGAGCGCAGAGGCGGTCCAGGCCGCCTCGATGGCGTTCAAGAAGGCCTTGATCGAGCGGGCTCTGGGTGCCGAACTGTCGCATCACCTGGGCTACCCGGTCGGCGCTGCCAAGCCGGAAGAGGCGGGCAACCACCGCAACGGCACCAGCGGCAAGACGGTGTTGACCGAAGACGGGCCGCTGCGGCTCGAGGTGCCACGCGACCGCGAAGGCAGCTTCGAGCCGGTGCTCATTCCCAAGCACGAGCGCCGTTTCACCGGCTTCGACGACAAGATCGTGGCCATGTACGCGCGCGGCATGACCGTGCGTGAGATCCAGGGTTTCCTGGCCGAGCAGTACGGTACTGAGGTCTCCCCGGAGTTCATCAGCTCGGTAACCGACGCGGTGATGTCGGAGGTGACGGCCTGGCAGAGCCGTCCTCTCGAGCCGATGTACCCGGTGGTGTTCTTCGACGCCCTGCGGGTGAAGATCCGCGAAGACGCAGTGGTGCGCAACAAGGCCGTCTACCTGGCGCTGGGCGTGTTGCCGGACGGCACACGCGACATCCTTGGGCTGTGGATCGAAGGCAGCGAAGGCGCCAAGTTCTGGCTCAAGGTGTTCAACGATTTGAAGACGCGCGGCGTGGGCGACATTCTGATCGCCGTCACCGACGGGCTGAAGGGCATCCCCGAAGCCCTGGGCGCGGTATTCCCAGCCACCACGCTGCAGACCTGCATCGTGCACCTGATGCGCAACAGCCTGGATTTCGCCAGCTGGAAGGACCGCAAGCCGCTCGCCGTGGCGCTCAAGCCGATCTACACGGCCGCCAGCGCCGAGGCCGCAGCCGCCGAACTGGAGGCGTTTGAGGCCGGGCCCTGGGGCCACAAGTTCCCCACCGTGGTGGCGGCCTGGCGGCGCAACTGGGATCGGGTGATTCCGTTCTTTGCGTTCCCGCCGGCGGTGCGTCGGGTGATTTACACAACAAATTCCATTGAGAGCATCCATGCCCAGCTGCGTAAGATCATCAAGACGCGCGGGCACTTCCCCAGCGACGACGCGGCCACCAAGCTCATCTGGCTGGCGCTGCGCAACATCACAGCGGACTGGGGACGGGCTGCCAAGGAATGGCGGGAGGCGATGAATCAGTTCGCGATCGCCTACGGCGATCGCTTCATCAAGACCGCCATTTAA
- a CDS encoding tetratricopeptide repeat protein has product MSEQLPEALHKQISSLCAEGDRLARDGQLDLAKGTYVQALKLLPQDHRRWEAATWIYVAIGDVHFRLGNFDKALMAFINAVQCPGGLGNPFVHLRLGQSYYEDGNLEKAADELTRAYMGGGMGIFLEDDPKYLAFLETKIEI; this is encoded by the coding sequence ATGAGCGAACAGTTGCCCGAGGCGTTGCATAAGCAGATTTCGTCGCTCTGCGCGGAGGGAGACCGGCTGGCGAGAGATGGGCAGCTCGATCTTGCCAAGGGAACATATGTTCAGGCGCTGAAGTTGCTGCCTCAGGATCACAGGCGGTGGGAGGCGGCCACCTGGATCTACGTTGCGATCGGAGATGTGCATTTTCGGTTGGGAAATTTCGACAAAGCCTTAATGGCATTCATCAATGCTGTTCAATGCCCGGGAGGGCTTGGGAATCCATTCGTGCACCTTCGACTTGGTCAGTCTTACTATGAGGATGGGAACCTGGAAAAAGCCGCCGACGAACTGACGCGCGCCTATATGGGAGGCGGTATGGGTATATTCCTGGAAGACGATCCGAAGTACTTGGCCTTCCTTGAAACAAAGATAGAAATTTAA
- the fghA gene encoding S-formylglutathione hydrolase, protein MQNGLELLASHACFDGEQRYYRHASRRVGLPMRFGLYLPPQAAGEGARLPVLFYLAGLTCTEETFAIKAGAQRWAAELGLVLVTPDTSPRGADLPGEAQSWDFGVGAGFYLDATRAPWRRHWRMETYLLDELLPLIGEQFPVDLQRAGVFGHSMGGHGALTLALRHPGMFRSVSALAPIAAPSRCPWGEKAFTGYLGDDRRAWAAHDATELMARQTEPPYPDGILVDQGLDDQFLAEQLHPHLLEAACAAVGQPLTLRRHAGYDHSYYFVASFVQDHLRFHAERLQKVGARRR, encoded by the coding sequence ATGCAAAACGGGCTCGAATTGCTGGCCTCGCACGCTTGCTTCGACGGCGAACAGCGCTACTACCGGCACGCTTCGCGGCGAGTCGGCCTGCCCATGCGCTTCGGCCTCTACCTGCCGCCGCAGGCCGCCGGCGAAGGCGCGCGCCTACCGGTGCTGTTCTACCTGGCCGGCCTGACCTGCACCGAGGAGACCTTTGCAATCAAGGCGGGCGCGCAGCGCTGGGCGGCGGAACTTGGCCTGGTGCTGGTGACACCCGATACCAGCCCCCGCGGGGCCGACCTGCCCGGCGAAGCGCAGTCGTGGGACTTCGGCGTGGGCGCGGGCTTCTACCTGGACGCGACGCGGGCGCCGTGGCGGCGCCATTGGCGCATGGAGACGTATCTGCTCGACGAACTGCTGCCGCTGATCGGCGAGCAGTTCCCGGTGGACCTGCAGCGCGCCGGCGTCTTCGGCCATTCGATGGGCGGGCACGGCGCGTTGACACTGGCGCTGCGCCACCCCGGCATGTTCCGTTCGGTGTCGGCTTTGGCGCCGATCGCCGCGCCCAGTCGCTGCCCGTGGGGCGAAAAGGCCTTCACCGGATACCTCGGTGACGACCGGCGTGCCTGGGCGGCGCACGATGCCACCGAGCTGATGGCCCGTCAGACGGAACCGCCCTACCCCGACGGCATCCTGGTCGACCAGGGGCTGGACGACCAGTTCCTGGCCGAGCAACTGCATCCGCACCTCTTGGAAGCCGCTTGCGCTGCGGTCGGTCAACCGTTGACGCTGCGCCGTCACGCGGGGTATGACCACAGCTATTACTTCGTCGCCAGCTTTGTGCAAGACCACCTGCGCTTTCATGCAGAGCGGCTGCAGAAGGTGGGTGCGCGGCGGCGTTGA
- a CDS encoding serine/threonine protein kinase, whose translation MTYPSQQSVSPQAYAAGFEPTQVQAAPSQDALQPGARVAEYEVQHVLGEGGFGIVYLAVDHDLQRHVAVKEYLPAALASRGARSYVTLRASSHAETFALGLRSFVNEARLLARFDHPSLVRVYRFWEANGTAYMVMPYYEGPTLAAARMAMRTPPDEAWLRNLLESLMGALDVLHAASCYHRDIAPDNILLLTDGRPVLLDFGAARRVIGDKTQTLTAILKPAFAPIEQYAEAGHLQQGPWTDLYALAAVVYYCISGRSPLPSTVRAVDDQLQPLSEVVQSLQAVYPGLSYSAPFLAAIDWALSVRPQDRPQSVDELRQALNQAGPARDAAVAATAARRAATQRGPQDGPPVFTVFPGGAGATPGTPPPAAPPFTPQRPDEVPSDEAVMAALNVALGSLPPATKEDPERWTATRPGDEMVADGNAGGSGRLTHWALGFAVLVALGLGGWKWNEERKAAALMRQIAGTSYGQSGTTTPPPPAPRPVTPAAPGGGAAGETGPRATGTPPGAEATPPAAVAGVNRPPQQEQPTGVAPATTPPAATATPPSPTATTTTPPAAAGTVSPPAPTVAATPPATPPAVTPPAATPPATTAATTAATPAPPPAEPTPAAPGAVAATPTPGPGVAAGTPPPGAEAGANPNAPGRRVAATEPSNPRALCEPRTNFSLYYCMQTQCKKGQYLNHPQCVRLRAQDEVDE comes from the coding sequence ATGACCTATCCATCCCAACAGTCCGTTTCCCCACAGGCGTACGCCGCCGGCTTCGAGCCGACGCAGGTGCAGGCCGCGCCCAGTCAGGACGCGCTGCAGCCCGGTGCGCGCGTGGCGGAATACGAAGTGCAGCACGTGCTCGGCGAGGGCGGCTTCGGCATCGTCTACCTGGCGGTCGACCACGACCTGCAGCGTCACGTCGCGGTGAAGGAATACTTGCCGGCCGCGCTCGCGTCGCGCGGTGCCCGCTCGTATGTGACGTTGCGCGCCTCTTCCCACGCCGAAACCTTCGCCCTGGGCCTGCGCTCCTTCGTGAACGAGGCCCGGCTGCTGGCCCGCTTCGATCATCCGTCGCTGGTGCGCGTCTACCGCTTCTGGGAGGCCAACGGCACCGCCTATATGGTGATGCCGTATTACGAGGGGCCGACCTTGGCCGCGGCGCGCATGGCGATGCGCACGCCGCCGGACGAAGCATGGCTGCGCAACCTGCTCGAGTCGCTGATGGGCGCGCTCGACGTGCTGCATGCGGCATCCTGCTACCACCGCGACATCGCCCCCGACAACATCCTCCTGCTGACCGACGGGCGACCGGTGCTGCTCGATTTCGGCGCCGCACGCCGCGTGATCGGCGACAAGACGCAGACCCTCACCGCCATCCTCAAGCCGGCGTTCGCCCCGATCGAGCAGTACGCCGAGGCAGGCCACCTGCAACAGGGCCCCTGGACCGATCTCTACGCACTGGCGGCCGTGGTTTACTACTGCATCAGCGGTCGTTCGCCGCTGCCTTCGACGGTGCGAGCGGTCGACGACCAGCTCCAACCCCTGTCGGAGGTGGTGCAGTCGCTGCAGGCGGTCTATCCGGGGCTGAGCTACAGCGCGCCGTTCCTTGCGGCGATCGACTGGGCGCTGTCGGTCCGCCCACAGGACAGGCCCCAAAGCGTCGACGAGTTGAGGCAAGCGCTGAATCAGGCGGGCCCCGCGCGCGATGCTGCCGTGGCCGCAACGGCTGCCCGGCGCGCCGCCACCCAGCGCGGGCCGCAGGACGGGCCGCCGGTGTTCACCGTCTTTCCCGGCGGCGCGGGGGCAACCCCGGGCACCCCGCCCCCTGCCGCACCGCCCTTCACGCCACAGCGGCCGGATGAGGTGCCGTCCGACGAAGCGGTGATGGCCGCCCTCAACGTGGCCCTCGGCTCGTTGCCGCCTGCGACGAAGGAAGACCCGGAACGTTGGACCGCGACGCGTCCTGGTGACGAGATGGTTGCCGACGGCAATGCGGGGGGCAGCGGTCGTCTGACCCACTGGGCCCTCGGGTTCGCGGTGCTGGTGGCGCTGGGCCTCGGCGGCTGGAAATGGAACGAGGAGCGCAAGGCCGCAGCGCTGATGCGGCAGATCGCGGGGACGTCCTATGGCCAGTCGGGGACGACCACCCCGCCCCCGCCCGCCCCTCGTCCGGTAACGCCTGCCGCCCCGGGCGGCGGTGCTGCCGGCGAAACCGGGCCTCGAGCGACCGGAACCCCGCCTGGCGCCGAAGCCACCCCGCCGGCAGCCGTCGCGGGCGTGAACCGGCCGCCGCAGCAGGAACAACCGACGGGCGTCGCGCCCGCCACCACGCCGCCTGCAGCAACGGCCACGCCCCCCTCGCCCACCGCGACCACTACTACGCCGCCGGCGGCAGCGGGGACGGTATCGCCGCCGGCCCCGACGGTGGCCGCCACGCCACCCGCCACACCCCCGGCGGTGACACCGCCCGCCGCCACACCGCCGGCAACAACCGCGGCAACAACCGCGGCGACGCCCGCGCCTCCGCCTGCCGAACCAACCCCGGCGGCGCCCGGCGCTGTCGCTGCAACGCCCACGCCTGGACCGGGCGTGGCGGCAGGCACTCCCCCTCCCGGCGCGGAGGCAGGCGCCAACCCGAATGCCCCGGGCCGCCGCGTGGCCGCGACCGAGCCGAGCAATCCGCGCGCGTTGTGTGAGCCGAGAACGAACTTCTCGCTTTACTACTGCATGCAGACGCAGTGCAAGAAGGGGCAGTACCTCAACCACCCCCAGTGCGTGCGGCTGCGCGCGCAAGACGAGGTCGACGAGTGA
- a CDS encoding response regulator, with protein sequence MQPPPDEFDLSQLLTRSARLALPAAQANGLQFLFDYEGDLPWVRGDEAVLTELVHDLLAEGVSMTSTGHLFFTTEVTVVDARSCRMVLRAASTAVLRDAPQISAACNASQGVRGRLDESVGRAHVQGLDVELSLQTFPGDGTVIRLECTLPVTRWIPQQADARQARAWLVADPPSAFESLTRRLQRLGWYTSAFRTPADALTQIAQIQAGRGTAPALVVARGVSGLPLDEFSTLALRLPRTVQVVLALLPGIVPEAALPATVDVRVAPFSPQELLEMTELACSHTVTPTGETRPAPLGLSDRKRILVAEDNPVNQIVAKEMLQVLGFEVAIAADGFEAVESCRREAPDAVLMDIQMPRLDGLQASRALRELQRRGELPEFPIIGATASPTTSEECRANGMQGFVSKPLDMNELANELRECIR encoded by the coding sequence ATGCAGCCCCCGCCCGACGAGTTCGATCTGAGCCAGCTGCTCACCCGGTCGGCGCGACTCGCCTTGCCGGCGGCCCAGGCCAATGGTCTGCAGTTTCTGTTCGACTATGAGGGCGACCTGCCTTGGGTGCGTGGGGACGAGGCCGTACTCACCGAGCTGGTGCACGATCTGCTGGCCGAGGGCGTGTCGATGACCTCGACGGGTCATTTGTTCTTTACCACCGAGGTCACCGTCGTTGACGCCCGAAGCTGCCGCATGGTGCTGCGGGCGGCCAGCACCGCGGTCTTGCGCGATGCGCCACAGATCTCCGCCGCCTGCAATGCGTCCCAAGGCGTGCGTGGTCGGCTCGATGAGAGCGTGGGGCGTGCCCACGTGCAGGGACTGGATGTCGAGCTGAGTTTGCAAACCTTTCCCGGTGATGGCACCGTGATCCGGCTCGAATGCACGCTGCCCGTGACCCGCTGGATACCGCAGCAGGCCGACGCCCGTCAGGCGCGAGCCTGGCTGGTGGCCGACCCGCCGTCGGCGTTCGAATCCCTGACGCGCCGTTTGCAGCGACTCGGCTGGTACACGAGTGCGTTCCGCACGCCCGCTGATGCCCTGACGCAGATCGCTCAGATCCAGGCCGGGCGGGGGACGGCGCCGGCCTTGGTGGTAGCAAGAGGTGTTTCCGGCTTGCCGTTGGATGAATTCTCGACGCTCGCCTTGCGCCTGCCGCGGACGGTGCAAGTGGTCCTGGCATTGCTGCCCGGCATCGTTCCCGAGGCCGCGCTGCCGGCAACGGTGGACGTGCGCGTCGCGCCGTTCAGCCCCCAGGAACTGCTCGAAATGACCGAGCTGGCGTGTTCCCACACCGTCACACCGACGGGTGAGACCCGGCCCGCGCCACTCGGGCTGTCAGACCGCAAGCGCATCCTGGTGGCCGAGGACAACCCGGTGAACCAGATCGTCGCCAAAGAAATGCTGCAGGTGCTCGGGTTCGAGGTCGCGATCGCCGCCGACGGCTTCGAGGCGGTGGAGTCCTGCCGGCGAGAAGCGCCCGACGCGGTGCTGATGGACATTCAAATGCCACGCCTCGACGGCCTGCAGGCGAGCCGCGCGCTGCGGGAACTGCAGCGCCGGGGCGAACTGCCCGAGTTCCCCATCATCGGCGCCACCGCCAGTCCCACCACCTCCGAAGAGTGCCGGGCCAACGGCATGCAGGGCTTCGTCTCCAAGCCGCTCGACATGAACGAACTCGCGAACGAATTGCGCGAGTGCATACGCTGA
- a CDS encoding SMI1/KNR4 family protein: MDEESPVVGVSPSEIDALEKQAQLKLPGSYREFLAQCGRSAGLYAQDSDFFFPTIEVLNAELAEMLEEEGIDVEIPPNAFVFAAYQGYQYLYFICDGTVDPAVYLVTDGGAAPSKISPTFTELVRRGMEDYHRAIYSKKK; this comes from the coding sequence TTGGACGAGGAGTCCCCCGTCGTTGGGGTATCTCCTTCGGAGATCGATGCCCTTGAGAAGCAGGCTCAGTTAAAACTGCCTGGATCGTATCGGGAGTTCTTGGCTCAATGTGGGCGATCCGCGGGGTTGTACGCTCAAGATTCTGACTTCTTTTTTCCAACAATTGAGGTGCTAAATGCCGAACTGGCTGAGATGCTCGAAGAGGAAGGAATTGATGTCGAAATCCCTCCCAATGCGTTCGTGTTCGCGGCCTATCAGGGGTATCAGTACTTGTACTTCATCTGTGACGGAACAGTAGATCCGGCCGTATACCTCGTGACCGATGGCGGGGCCGCGCCGTCGAAAATTTCTCCTACGTTCACGGAACTTGTGAGGCGCGGGATGGAGGATTATCACCGTGCCATCTATTCAAAGAAGAAATGA
- a CDS encoding phosphoribosyltransferase, with protein MDPPFANRTAAGQLLAEAVAALRLELPVVLALPRGGVPVALEVARRLSAPLDLLIVRKIGAPWQPELAVAAVVDAAPPELVLDDITMAQVGVSRDYVESQVQRQLAEIERRRALYLKDRRREPLSGRSVIVVDDGVATGTTMRAALRAVRRAVPARLVVAVPVAAPSTADELAREADDLVCLSRPGGFRAVGLHYLDFHQVEDDEVIALLQQMQ; from the coding sequence ATGGACCCGCCGTTTGCAAACCGAACCGCCGCAGGCCAATTGCTGGCTGAAGCCGTCGCCGCGCTGCGGCTCGAGCTCCCGGTGGTGTTGGCATTGCCTCGTGGCGGCGTGCCGGTCGCCCTCGAAGTGGCGCGCCGCTTGAGCGCGCCGCTCGACTTGTTGATCGTGCGCAAGATCGGCGCGCCCTGGCAGCCCGAGCTGGCGGTTGCCGCGGTTGTCGATGCGGCGCCCCCCGAACTGGTGCTCGACGACATCACGATGGCGCAGGTCGGCGTGAGCCGGGATTACGTCGAGTCGCAGGTGCAGCGCCAGCTGGCCGAGATCGAGCGCCGACGTGCCCTGTACCTGAAAGACCGACGGCGCGAGCCGCTCTCGGGTCGCTCGGTGATCGTGGTGGACGATGGCGTCGCGACCGGGACGACGATGCGAGCCGCCTTGCGAGCTGTGCGCCGGGCGGTACCTGCGCGGCTCGTCGTCGCGGTGCCGGTGGCCGCCCCCTCGACCGCAGATGAACTGGCCCGCGAGGCCGACGACCTGGTGTGCTTGTCGCGGCCCGGGGGCTTCCGGGCGGTCGGCCTGCACTACCTCGACTTCCACCAGGTAGAGGACGACGAAGTGATCGCGCTGCTGCAACAGATGCAGTGA
- a CDS encoding pentapeptide repeat-containing protein produces MDAIVSALKIGKLPEGPFARTSEGRIDLRGVEIKVPLALEGFVAEGVDLSYASLGKLLCRRCVLADWIFDHSSVVLLNNGTEVSRSSFGNTRLTGSASTGGARFVECVFHSTEIEGAIFKEAEFLKCDFGGCALKNIEFGTSALQKVRINGRLEKCFFRGELRECDFVNAVFFDCAFYGAEFTGCSISDHALLFDNWRSAFQVIQEGSRSRSMSADSRQALEQMCRIWLKVSDYTKQELIDRRDLQEAYGEEVANEVYAYLAEIKSAAKAVG; encoded by the coding sequence GTGGACGCGATCGTCTCCGCTCTCAAAATCGGAAAGCTTCCCGAGGGGCCCTTTGCGCGTACGTCAGAAGGGCGGATCGACCTTCGAGGTGTTGAGATCAAAGTCCCGTTGGCACTTGAAGGGTTTGTCGCGGAGGGAGTGGACCTTTCTTACGCCAGCCTAGGAAAGCTGCTATGCAGGAGGTGCGTGCTGGCGGACTGGATATTCGATCATTCCAGCGTTGTATTGTTGAACAATGGTACCGAAGTGAGCAGATCCAGCTTCGGCAACACACGGTTAACGGGCTCGGCATCTACAGGCGGTGCCCGTTTCGTCGAATGCGTTTTCCATTCGACTGAGATTGAGGGTGCAATCTTTAAGGAGGCGGAATTTTTGAAGTGCGATTTCGGCGGCTGTGCTCTCAAAAACATCGAGTTTGGAACGTCGGCCCTTCAGAAGGTTCGCATCAACGGTCGATTGGAAAAGTGCTTTTTTAGAGGGGAGCTGCGCGAGTGTGACTTCGTCAATGCTGTCTTCTTCGATTGCGCGTTCTACGGCGCCGAGTTTACCGGCTGCTCCATTTCAGATCATGCGCTTTTATTCGACAATTGGCGAAGCGCGTTTCAAGTTATTCAGGAAGGCTCGCGAAGTAGAAGCATGTCTGCGGACAGCAGGCAAGCGCTCGAGCAAATGTGTCGGATCTGGTTGAAAGTCTCGGACTACACGAAGCAGGAATTGATCGACCGCCGTGATCTTCAAGAAGCCTATGGTGAAGAGGTGGCGAACGAGGTGTACGCATACCTTGCTGAGATTAAGTCAGCAGCTAAGGCGGTTGGATAA
- a CDS encoding S-(hydroxymethyl)glutathione dehydrogenase/class III alcohol dehydrogenase: MKTKAAVAWKAGAPLSIEDVDLDGPRDGEVLVEVKATGICHTDYYTLSGADPEGLFPAILGHEGAGVVLEVGAGVTTLKPGDHVIPLYTPECRQCKFCLSRKTNLCQAIRATQGKGLMPDGSSRFSLDGRPLFHYMGTSTFANHIVAPAIAMAKIREDAPFDKVCYIGCGVTTGVGAVIFTAKVEAGANVVVFGLGGIGLNVIQGARMVGADKIIGIDLNPGREALARRFGMTHFINPKQVDNVVDTIVQLTDGGADYSFECIGNTNTMRQALECCHKGWGQSIVIGVAEAGAEISTRPFQLVTGRVWKGSAFGGARGRTDVPKIVDWYMEGKLKIDEMITHTLQLSEINQGFDLMKRGESIRSVVVY, encoded by the coding sequence ATGAAAACCAAAGCCGCGGTGGCCTGGAAGGCCGGCGCCCCGCTGAGCATTGAGGACGTTGACCTGGACGGCCCGCGCGACGGTGAGGTGCTGGTCGAGGTGAAGGCCACCGGCATCTGCCACACCGACTACTACACCTTGTCGGGCGCCGACCCCGAGGGCCTGTTCCCGGCCATCCTCGGGCACGAGGGCGCGGGGGTGGTGCTCGAGGTCGGCGCGGGCGTGACGACCCTGAAGCCAGGCGACCATGTGATCCCGCTCTACACGCCGGAATGCCGCCAGTGCAAGTTCTGCCTATCGCGCAAGACGAACCTGTGCCAGGCCATCCGCGCCACGCAGGGCAAAGGCTTGATGCCCGACGGCAGCTCGCGCTTCTCGCTGGACGGGCGGCCCTTGTTTCACTACATGGGAACGTCCACCTTCGCCAACCACATCGTCGCGCCGGCCATCGCGATGGCCAAGATTCGCGAAGACGCGCCGTTCGACAAGGTCTGCTACATCGGCTGCGGCGTGACGACCGGGGTGGGCGCGGTGATCTTCACGGCCAAGGTCGAGGCGGGCGCGAATGTGGTGGTGTTCGGGCTTGGCGGGATCGGCCTGAACGTGATCCAGGGGGCTCGCATGGTGGGCGCCGACAAGATCATCGGCATCGACCTCAATCCGGGCCGGGAAGCACTGGCCCGGCGCTTCGGCATGACGCATTTCATCAACCCGAAGCAGGTCGACAACGTCGTCGACACCATCGTTCAGCTGACCGACGGCGGCGCCGACTACAGCTTCGAGTGCATCGGCAACACCAACACGATGCGCCAGGCCCTGGAGTGCTGCCACAAGGGCTGGGGGCAGAGCATCGTCATCGGCGTGGCCGAGGCCGGCGCCGAAATCAGCACGCGGCCGTTCCAGCTGGTGACGGGCCGGGTCTGGAAAGGCTCGGCGTTCGGCGGCGCCCGCGGCCGCACCGACGTGCCGAAGATCGTCGACTGGTACATGGAGGGCAAGCTGAAGATCGACGAGATGATCACGCACACCCTCCAGTTGTCCGAAATCAACCAGGGATTCGACTTGATGAAACGGGGCGAGTCGATCCGATCGGTGGTGGTGTATTGA